Part of the Paenibacillus sp. FSL R7-0273 genome is shown below.
GCCTGGGACTCGCCGCTTTTCACCTTTTCAATCTGGGTGGCGATGAACCAGCTGCCCATGTTCATCATGGCAACGGAGTTGTTGTAGAATACGCCGGAATAGTGCGTGCTGGAGGTCTTCAGTGTTGCATAATCCATCACGATGCCGTCTTCCTGCTCTTTCAGGATGCGCTCATAGGTAGGCTTCAGGAAGTCGTAGCTTCCATCCACTACAGTATTCTTGCCGTCCAGGATGCCGAACAGCTGAACCGCACTGCGCCAGGTGTGGTAATGCGCACCGTATACCTTTTCTGCGCCGCTGCCGGAGGTCATCTTTCTGGCCAGCTCATCATATTGCTCGAAGGTCATGTCGTTGCTTGGGTATTCAACCCCTGCTTTGTCGAACAGGTCCTTGTTGTAGTACACGATCCAGAAGTCGCTGCGGAAAGGAAGCGCATAAACCTCATCATTCACTTCGATCTGCTCAACAGTACCGCCATACAGCGCCGGATCAATGCTGTTTGTGCCCATGAACCCTTTTAACGGCTCAAGATGGTTCTGCTTCACCAGGTTGGAGTAGCCCGGAATGTCCTTGATGGTCAGGATATCGAGATCGGCACCGCCGGACAGCTGTGTGCTCAGCATCGTCATATAGTCGGTAGAGCCAAGGTCAACGTACTCGATCGTCACGTTTGGATGCTCTTTCTGGTAAGCCTCGATCAGCGGTTTATAGTAAGCGGTTGCTTCCCAGTCCCACAGCGCCCATTTCAGGGTAACAGGCTCCTGGCTCGGTTCGGAGGAAGCGCTTGCATTCGTGCCGGTAGGAGCAGTTGTAGCAGCGGCATTGTTCTGTGCATTATTGTTGTTGCCGGAGCAGCCTGCCAAGAGGCCCACGGAGAGCACTGCAGTAAAGGTCATGCCATACAATCTTTTGTAATTCATTGAATTTCCCCTTTTCATCTCGTTTTGTTGACCAGATATCATCTTCTGAAGCTATTTCACATTCTACCGGGTTACAGCCCGGGATGGGATGTATTTTCCTGCTCAGATCATTCACTTTTATGTTCTGTTTGCGCTTTCATTGTCCCGGACCTGTAATTTTCTATTCAAAACCTGTAAAATTCCCGGTTCCTGCCTCCCCCTCTATTTTGCAATACCGGAATATGCTATGGTGGTTATAATGCTTTTTGCAGCAGCATCCGGCAATTTTGTAACCGCTTCATTACATTTCTTGTGTACCAAAGGAGAGAACCACCACGATAAGAAGATCTACTATTAAAAGCCGCATCATCCTGATCATGATTGTGTTTGCGCTGCTGATCGCCACCCTGCTGTCCTTTTTCAGCTATGAGCTTATTTCCTATTATCAGCGCAAAACGACAATCCAGGCAACCGAGTTCAACCTGCAGCTTGTCTCCCATATTATAGAACAGGACCTGCTCAACCTGTCCGTGCTGGCAATGACCAGCAGTACTAATTCTACTACTAATACGCTGCTGGCGGATTATTTCGAATCACCCGATGCCAAGGCCAGGGATGCGCTGGATGTATTCAGCTCGATGCAGGAGGATTTTCAGATTAACCGCTCCTACAATTATGTCCGCCGGCTGATCGTAACGGATAATAACGGAAAATTCCTGCAGCTCGACAATTCGGTCAGTGTGTCCACTCCGCTTACGATCCACAATATCGGCCAGATTACCGGACTGAACAACGAGGCTACAGAGGAATATGACCAGGTGATCAAGGACCCGCTCTCCACCGCCTATGGCATTCCGTTTATTCTGCCGATTTACGGGGACCATGCCTCCCGGATCGGGACCGTCTACCTGCTGGTCAACACCTCGGTCATTACCGACAAGCTGAAGGGCTACACCCTGCCGGAGGATTCGCGTCTGCTGCTGACGCTCGGCAACAATCATTATGAGATTACCGGTGACAAAATACAGCAGATTACAACCCCCTACGAGCCGGTCGCTTACACCGAGGATGAGCCTGTCGGCCCGATGACCAAGCTGTCTGAGATCCGTCTGGAGGATGAGGAGCGAACGCTGGCCGTCTCCTACGTGGTCAGAAGCGGAGTTGAGCTGACCCAGACGATTGCCGGCAACCAGTTCGCGCCAAAGGCAAATATATGGATACCGATTATGTTCGGCGTCTGCCTGTTAGTGCTTGTGCTCAGCGGCATCATTACCTTATATCTGACCCGGACCATCAGCCTGCCGGTGGAGAAGCTCAAGAAACGGATCGACAAAATCGCCCAGGGCAACTTCCTGCTCGACCGCAACATTGAGTGGAACAGCGAGCTTGGGGATGTCGGCCGGGGAATCAACCGCCTGTCCCAGGATATCATTGCCCTGATGGACAGCAGGCTGGCGGATGAGAAGCAGAAGCAGGAGCTGGAGTACCGGATGCTGCAGAATCAGATCAACCCCCATTTTCTCTATAACACGCTAAATTCGATCAAATGGATGGCTACGATCCAGAACGCTACAGGCATTGCGGAAATGACCACCTCCCTGTCGAGGCTGCTGCGCAGCATTGCCAAAGACAACCGCCGCCTGCTGCCGCTGCGTGATGAGCTGAACCTGCTGGAGGATTATTTTCTGATCCAGAAATACCGCTATGGGAGCACTGTAACGATGGTGCAGAGCATTGCGGACGAGGAGCTGCTATCCGGCCTGATTCCGCGCTTTACCCTGCAGCCGCTGGTGGAGAATGCGATTTTTCACGGCATTGAGCCCAAGGGCAGAGGCGACATCCAGATTACCGTGGCCAAAAGCGGCTTCGCCGACATTCTGATTACAGTCGAGGACAACGGGGTCGGCATGCCGGAGGAGCAGATTTCGCATATCCTGTCCAAGCAGGAGGAGGGGGCGAAGGGGCTGTTCGAGAACATCGGGCTGCGCAGCGTCAATGAGCGGCTGCAGCTGGCGTTCGGGGAGCCTTACGGGCTGTCGATTGAGAGCAAGCCGGGACAATATACGCAGATGAAAATTGTGATCCCGTTCCAGCTGAAGGAATAGTCTGCACTACTACAAGCAAGGAAGTGATACCCTTGATCAAGCTGCTGATTGCCGATGATGAGGCGCTAGTCTGCATCGGCCTGCAATCCATGCTGAAATGGGAGCAGTATAACATAGAGATTGTCGGTGTGGCCCATAACGGGGCCCAGGAGGAGGAAATGATCGACAGCCTGCGCCCTGACATTGTGATCAGCGACATCAAAATGCCGATTAAAACCGGTCTGCAGGTCGCTGATTCCGTCCGTAAAAAATATGGCCGCGTCCCCCTGTTCATCATCCTGACCAGCTACGAGGAATTCGAATATGCACGCAGCGCCATTGAAGTCCAGGCTGCCGATTATCTGGTGAAGCTGGAGCTGACGCCGGAGACGCTGGCCGCCTCCATCCAGCGGGCGATTACCCTGCTCGGGGAATATCAGACGATCGAGAGCTACCCCAAGCTGGTACACCGCGGCAACCTGCAGGCCGAGCGTGATAAATTTTTCGTCCGGCTGTTCAACAATCTGTTCGAGAACAAGAACCAGTACCTGCTGCAAAAGGAGGACCTCGATCTTGACCTCAGCGGCTCCGCTTATGTGGTCTGCACCTGCCGGATTCTCGGACCGGATACCGTTCCGCCCCGCGGGGATAAGCTGGTCGCCCTCTGCTCAAGCACGGTGCAGATGGCTAAGGATACACTTACGTCCGTCAGGCCCTGCCATGTAACCAGTCTCGACCTGCGCAACTTTGCCGTTACCCTGCCTGTCTGCGGAACCGATCCGCAGCTGTGGATGCCGGACACCCGGAAGCTGCTGGCCGATATGGCCTCCGTGCTCCACAACTATTTCAATGTGACGATTATCGGGGCGATCGGCTTTGCCGTGGAGGACCCTTATCTGCTGAGGGAGAGCTATCTTGCCGCCCGCAAGGCGCTGCCGGCTGCAGTAAATGCCCAGTCCTTCGTCTTTTTCTCCGAGGGTAAGCCGCCGGAGCAGGACTTTCCGCTATTTGATTTCTCGGAGTCGCGCTCCGAGATCCGCCGGGCCTTTGAGGAGATGGATACCCAGGCGCTGTACGCGATTATCTCCAGAATGATTGAAATTTTTGACGGCCGCTCCGACCTGCTTGTCCCCGCCACCGATGCGGCCTGCAACATTCTCTACATGGCTACCTCACTGCTGGCAGATGGTGAAGAGATCGTGGAGCATATCTTCGGGCATGAGCCGGAGGGCTACCGGGCGATCTACCAGATGCATACCATTGAAGAGATTGCCGGCTGGCTGGTCTGCTTCCGCGACGGCGTCTCGGATATGCTGTCCACCCGCAGACAGAGCTACAAGGAGCAGATCGTCAAGAATGTCCAGGAATACATCAAACGCAATCTCGGCTCCAAGCTCTCGCTCAACCAGGTAGCCGATGTATTCAATTTCAGCCCCAACTACCTGAGCCACCTGTTCTCCAAAACGGCCAAGGTCAATTATGTGGAATATATCACCGAGACCAAAATAACGGCCGCCAAAGAGATGATGCTGCGCGGCGAAGGCCGGATCTATGAAATCTCGCAGAAGCTCGGCTATGAGAGCGCCTTCTACTTCAGCAAGGTGTTCAAGAAGGTCACCGGCATGTCACCGCGGGAGTATATGCAGCAGGCCGAGGTCGGTGCACAGGCTGTAAGAGACTCCAAAGAGAGCAACCGCTCATAAATAAGTTCGTTGCGAATTTTCCTTCCCGCCTCCTGAACAGCGTCTGAAAATGCATCAGGGGGAATAGGTATCTATATCAGGGGATTAATCTGAAGGGGGATTTATTATGCATCAGGCCGCAGCCTATGCCGCAGCAGTCCCGCCCCATACCTATATCACCTTTCTCGCTCTAGTCGAAGCCATCATTCCTTATACAGCAGCCTGTTCTGCGCCTGGGGACGTACAATCTGCCGGAGCTGTTCAATTCGGTGTCCACGAGTATTTAATCTGGGAGCTGGACCACAATCTGTCCCTTTGGCAGGGCTTTTATCTGACAGCAGTACCGTTATCCGCTCCTACTGCGGCATTGCTTAATTATGGTGCCGTCCAATTCTGCGCATTAGGACACAATCAGGACGATCACGGCAATCCGGGAGGGGCCGGATTGCCGTTTGCCGCTCTTCACCCGTCAGACCGGATACGGGTGCTGGCCATGCTGGAGCAGTCTGATCAGCTTGATTTGGCCCCGTTGCCGCCTCCCTACCGGAATGACCTGGGAATTGTCCGGTACATGATAGATTTTATCAACAGGCAGACCCTGTTCGGGAACTATTCGGAATGGCCGGCATACGGAAGCACCCGGCTGAAGGTCCCGACAGAACGGAGGCTGGAGGGCTTTCCCCCGGGCTGGAGCCAGGTGCGCTATCCGGGCGTTGTCCCCGGCTACAGGGCCTTTATGGGCAATGTATTGACCATTGAGCGGCAAGGAGGAGGGTCATCTATTGTGCGCAGCTGAGTCTATGTTCGATGCTGATGTCATTGTTATCGGCTCCGGCGGCGGCGGTGCCGTTGCCGCCAAAGAGCTGGGAGAAGCCGGCCTGAAGGTGCTGGTGCTGGAGGCAGGTGCCTGGTACGGCAACAAGCACTGGGCGAACCCGAACACTGAACACGGCGGGGATTGGAGCTCTGATTATAAGGATCTGGATATCGGCATTTATAAAAAGGTCTTCAACTCGTACGAGAACAATATGAATGATGTAGTATCCGGAGCGTTCCGCTTTGGACCTGCTGACCGGCGCCGCACACCCTGGCACCGGATTATGCGGCAGAAGGGGGATATCTGGCAGGCCTCCGGTGTCGGGGGAACGACACAGCATTACTGGTCACAGTCGCCGCGTGCCTTTCCCCAGGCCATTGACCAGGTATGGCCGCTCAGCTACCGGGAGCTGATTCCCTACTATGAGAAGGCCGAAGCTACACTGCCTGTACAATTTTCACCTACGACACCTAAGGAAGAGCTTTTCTATTACGGTGCCAAAAAAGCCGGCTGGCAGCTGAATCCAACGCTGAACGTAACCACTCCGGGCTACCGCCCTAATCCGAACGCTATTCTGCCGCCCAACGACCGTCTGATGGACCCCGGCTGTTCACTTGAAGAGCTGTCGGATATGGAGGGCTGTACGCTGCGGGGGAACTGCGTCAACGGCTGTGCATCAGGTCCTTCAGTAGACAAAATCGCCAAACGCAGCACACTTGTCAGCTATGTGCCGCTCGCCCTGAAAACCGGCAATGTTGCGATCCGGCCCAACTCCTTTGTCATCAAAATCCTCACCTCGCAGGACCCCAAGGAGGGTCTCCGCGCCACCGGTGTCCAGTTCAGGGATACCTGGACAGGGGAAATCGGGGAGCTGACGGCCAGGACTGTTATTATGGCAGCCGGCTGCATTGAAACACCGCGGCTGTGGCTGAATTCCAGCCTTCCTTTTAATGAATGGGTCGGCAGAGGGCTAACCAATCATTGCTTTGACTGGGTTGGCGGCGTATTTGAGGAGAAGGAGCTTATGCGGATTATGGGCCTGCCCGAGGTCTATCCTTATGTGGGCCATACTTCAGGAGCAAGGGTTGATATTCCGGGAACAGGCATCTTTCAGGTCTCCTGCCTGAGTCCGGGTTTAATGTCATTTCTGACCTATGGCTTCAGTGAAGCAGGCTATAATGCGCTGAACCCGCCGGAGCCCGGAGAGCCATGGAATATCCGCGGCCGGGTCGCCGGTCCGCAGCTGAAGGAGTTAATGAGGAATTACAGCCGGACAATGACCATGCTGCTCCTGACGGATGATGAAACGCTTTACCGGAATCGGGTTGAGGTTGACCCCCTGCTCAAAGACGAGCACGGCCCGATTCCAATCGTGTATTACACCCCCAGCCCCAAAACACTCAAACGGCGTGATCAGCTGGCAAGATATGCGTCTGAAACCTTGCGGCAGGCCGGGGCCAGGCAGATTATCCGCTCGGATACCCCTTTTGGCTTCATGCTTCATCTGGAAAGCACGATGCGGATGGGCTATGTAACCGATGCTAACTGTGAAGCCTTTCAAGTGAAACGCTTGTTCATTGCTGATAACAGTGTGCACTTCAACGGAATCGGCGGTCCAAACCCCACGCTTACGACCCAGGCGCTGGCTACACGGACGGCTGAAAAGATAGTAACCGAGTACTTCAGCTAGCCCCCGGCATGGTGGAATAATAGAGCACTGCACCGGATATAGCAATTATGATAAGAAAAGCAATAATCTTACCGAGAAGCTTCATCCCCCTCACCTCCTATCCGCCCGTATCCGTATATTATGCTTGCAGTATCTGCAGCGGCGGATAAAATATACCCGTATATATAAGGCTATTCCCGGAGGCTGATGCAGCCCTGAGAATGGCCTTTTTCCAATTTCATTGGATAACAAGGGAATTGATGGTGAATATTAAAGGCTCTGGAGGTGATAGGCCGATGAGAGTAAACAAACGGGCAACCGATCCTTTTGCCAAAAAAATAAGGGCACTTGAACCTGAAGTAAACATCCCTATTTCCGAACAGATAATGGAGAACAAAAAAGGCATTGCCCAGGTCTTCGCCAATTGCTCCGATCTGGTTGTACGGGAGCTGCTTATCTTCGGCTCTATGCCTGCCATGGTGGTTTATCTGGATGTCCTGATCGATAAGCAGCTGTGGGATGACGGCTTCCTTGAGCCTTTAATGCAAGAAGCAGCACCTCCAATCAGCGATCCTTCCCGGCTGGAGGAGCAGCTTAAGTTCGGGTTCTCCTCCATTGTTCAGCCTGCGGTAGTAAAGAATATGACGGAAACCGCCAGACGTATTGTCAGCGGCGAAACCATCCTGTTCATTGAAGGCTCTGCGCAAGCCTTTGCCTTCTCACTCAAGGATAAGCTGAACCGCGCGCTGGATGAGCCGTCGACCGAAGCGGTTATCCGCGGGCCGCGCTACGGATTTATTGAGAAAATGTCCATAAATCTTGCCCTGATCCGTCACCGGCTCCGCACCCCCCGGCTGAAAACAGAAACATTAAGTGCCGGCAGCCTCTCCCGTACTGATATTACCATCGTATACATTGAAGGGATCGCCGACAAAAGTGTAGTAGAGGAGTTAAAGAGACGGATCGCAGGCATTGATATGGATAGTATCCTCGAATCCGGTTATATCGAAGAATTAATCAGCGATCATCCTTATTCCCCATTCCCTGTCATGCAGGCAACCCAGCGCCCGGACATGACTACAGGTTCATTAATAGAGGGGAAGATAGCCGTTATCACTGACGGCTCGCCGATGGTACTCATCCTGCCCGTTACCTTCTGGTTTGGCTTTCAGTCTGCAGAAGACTATTATATGAAATTTATGTTCGCCACCATGCTGCGCTGGCTGAGATATCTGTTTGCTTTTTTTGCGATGGCGCTGCCTTCCATCTTTATTGCTGTTACAACATTCCATCAGGAGATGATCCCGACAAGCCTGACCCTGAGTCTCGCCGCCGCACGTGAGGTTGTTCCTTTCCCGGCAATTGTCGAGGCGCTGATTATGGAAACTACCTTTGAAGCCCTGCGTGAGGCCGGAATCCGCCTCCCCCGCCCCGTCGGCCAGACGATCAGCATTGTAGGCGCCCTGGTTATCGGACAAGCGGCCGTTCAGGCCGGAATCATCTCGGCTACAATCATCATTGTCGTATCGATTACCGGGATTTCTTCCTTCCTGATCCCTAATCCGGGGATGAGCCAGGCTATCAGCATTATCCGTTTTCCGCTCATGCTGCTCGCTGCAACCTTTGGCCTGTACGGGCTGGGAATTGGCTTACTCGTCATACTGGTACATCTGGTAAATTTACGTTCCTTCGGTGTACCCTATATGTCCCCGCTTGCCCCTTTGACTTTCAATGGACTGGCTGACACATTATTGAGGGCCCCGTGGCAAGCCTTAAAGAAACGGCATAAACATACGAGGCATTAAATGGAGTGGGATTAAACATGAGCAGATTTATAAGGACATGCAGATATATGCTTCTCCTGATTATCCTTTGTATGACGACCGGCTGCTGGGACCGCAGGGAAATGGATGATCTCGCATTAATTATGGGCAGCGGAATCGATTTAACGGACAGCGGGCTGGTTGAGGTGTCCTATCAGATTGCGCTCCCGACAGGCATACCCAGTGCGGTGAAATCAGGGGGCAGCCAGAAGCAGGTTGTCGTCATCTCAGCCAAAGGAAATGATTTGCAGGAAGCACTGGGGAAGGTCCAGCAGCAAATGTCCAGATACGTCTATTTTGGCCACAGGGAGGTATTCCTGATCGGGGAGAGTTACGCACGGCACGGCCTTAATCAGGTTCAGGACCTTTTTACACGCTTCCCGGAGACCCGTTACAACAGCTACGTGTTAACAGCCTATGGAGCAACCGCCAAAGAAATTCTGAGCGCTCCCTACCCTATGGAACTAATTCCGGCACTAGCAATCAGCAAAATTCAAAGCAGCAGACAGAGCTTCTCCGTAAAGTTCGATGAATTTCTGAAGGCCTTCTCCTCGCCCGGAACATCCCCGGTAACTGCAGCCATCCGGATTATCCATAAGGGCACGGATAAAGAATCGGTTGCGATCGATAGGACTGCAGTCTACCTCGGCAATAAATTGAGCGGATTTACCGAGCCCTCAGAGCTTGATCTGCTGCGCTGGTGGATTGGGGACCCCTATCGTCTGGGATTTACGATTCAGGCGGAGCCTGAGGAAAAGGATTACAAGGGAACCATAAGTGTAAAGTCATCAGAGAGCCGTGTACACGTGCATACGAAGATATTGGATGATCATCCCGAGGCTAAGGTCATCTTCCATACAGTGGTTAAGGTGGTTTCTAACAACACAAGGCTGAATCTGGACAATGAGAAGAACAGAAAAAACGTGGAGCAGCAATTTTCCAGGCAGCTGCAGAGCAGGATCGAAGGCCTGCTGACCCATGTCCAGAAGGAAATGAGGTCCGACATCTTCGGCATGGGTGAGGAAATCCATATTGAGCACCCTTATTTCTGGAAAAAGATACAGGACTCCTGGAGCGAAATCTTTCCCGCAATGCCAGTGCAGGTTGAGGTCGAGCTTCAAATCGAGCAATTAGGCAAAACACATGGCCGTGCTTATCCGAAAAAATAGCAATATCATAAAATGTAGAGGATGCACACAATGAATCTGAAAATTTCCGGCATGCAGGTATTATGGATCATCTTAAGCATGAATCTCGGGATGACCCTGGTGATGACGATAACCCCGAGCCTGCAGGCCGCTAAGCAAGATGCATGGCTCTCCATTATTGCGGCAGGCTGTATTGCATTGCTCGTTGCCTTACTGGTAACGGCTGTTGCCAAGATTTTTCCAGGCCAGAATCTTATCGACTATGCGCCCTTGGTTTTCGGGAATTGGCTCGGCAAGCTGGTAATCGTCATCTATCTTGTACAGTGGTACACGATTATCCCGATTGTACTCCGCCAATTTTCCGACCTTGTTAATATTATGCTGCTTCCGGAGACGCCCAAGGAATTCGTGATTCTGCTGATGATCCTGTTGATTGCTTATGCCGCCTATGCCGGAGGCATTGAAGGAATTGGACGCTGCAGTGAATTTCTGGGGCCAATCATTCTGATCATGGTCGTACTCGTCCTGCTTGCCAACAGCAATAATATTAACCTGAAGCAAATTCTCCCCGTCTATGCGGATAGCGGCTTTAAGGATATTTTGCGTGGCTCGCTGGCTCCTGCTTCATATCTGGGCCATTCCGTCGAGTATTTGATGTTTGCCTCCTTTTTGTCCCGGCCGCATAAGGGACGGGCCTATACGATCTCGGCGGTACTGATTGCGAACCTCATTGTTCTATTGACCACAATCATGATCATTGCTGTACTCGGCGTCAATCTTAGCCCTAACATGTGGTATCCCTTTTTTGAAATGACCCAGAAAATCTCATTGTTTGGCTTCATCGATAATTTCGATGCTGTTCCGGTCGTCATCTGGATTTCCAGTGTATTCGTCAAGCTGGCCGTCTATTTGTTCTTAGTAAGCTACGGAACCGCGCAATTTCTGAAGGTCCAGAGCTGGAGAATTATGATTTGGTTCATTGCTCCGGTCATGTTTGTCTTTGCGCTGATTCCGCAAAATGTAATTGAAGCTACAACGAATTACCTGCAGCGCTACTGGGTTCCTTTCGCTCTGCCGGTGAACATGCTGGGGCTGCCTTTGCTGATGTTAATAATAGGAAGCTTGAAAAAGAAAGCGGGAGCTGCCACCACGGCAAAAGGTAATAGCAGCCAGTAGCGGGGCCTTCGGTGATAAGCATTACCTGTCCTCCAGCATATTTATTTTAAAATCCTTGTAATGCTGTCTGGTGGCTTCGGTCGAGCAGGAGTAGGCAATACCGTTGTGAACATCCAGCAGCGTCAGCCGGCAGTTATGCTTCGCCCCGGTGTCGATGCCGGTTAGTCCGGATTTCCTCCAGACCTCACCTGCTTTGGCCCCCATTTTAAAGGTCGGCGTATGTCCGAAAATAATACCTTTACCGGCGTACGGCGGCGGCTGCACTCCCCAGAATTCCTCACGAATTTCCGTCATATCCTGCAGGATCTGTCCGGCAAGCGGCACATCCGGACGGAATCCGGCGTGGACGAACAGGTAACCGTCAGCTTCGATGTATGGAGGCAGGCCCCGCAGCCATTCACGGAGGGATGTGCCGCCGGAAGCTCCGGAAGCAATGTCTGCAAGTTGCTCCGGCAGCCGCAGCTCCATATTGCCCGGAACAGCCAGCGCCCCTTCCTCTGTCAGCCTCCTGATCAGATGCAGTGTCTCCCAGCTTGGCGGATCTTCGTCTATGTAATCCCCCACCAATATAAGGCGGTCTGATGCAGGATTATATTCAGCGGTATTAAGCAACTGCTGCAGCCCTCCGGCATGCCCGTGGATGTCTGAAACCGCCAGCAGCCTGCCTGTGTTCTTTGATGTATGGAGCACAATATCAGCGGCCTTTCGCGAATAATCTGTTAGGTTCTCTTCCTGCTGTCAGGTTGCGTAAATATAGGCGGATTCACGGGGAAGCCCGGCATAAATGATGCTCCCGCTATCCCGCTGTTCTTCACTGAACAGGTATAAGCGTTCTCCTGCCGCAGACTCGGCCATCGTCCGCCACTTAGTTCCCTCGAAGGTCGAGTGGATGACGGTGGCTTCAATCCGGTTGGAGTCTCCATGCCCAGCAGAAGCTTCTGCTCCGGCGGGCAGTACCTTCACTGCTTCCGGCCGGAAGCGCAGCTCTGCGTGGCCTTCCGCCCGCAGGCTTCCATCCGGACCGCAGACGGTTCCCTGGAGCAAGCCGGCGGAGCACTGAATGGCTGCATCCCCCGGAGAGCCGGCAAAGGTGCCGCTGAGCACATTGATTGCCCCCAGCAGCGAAGCCGCCTGCCTGCTGGCCGGCTTGTTGTAGCAGGCCATCGGCGTATCCAGCTGGTCCACCGCCCCGCTGCGCATCAGCAGCAGCTTGTCGGCCATGGCAAAGGCTTCCTCCGGATCGTGTGTCACATGGAACACACTCATTTTCAGCCTGCGGAACAGCACCGACATTTCGGTCCGCATCTCCACGCGCAGCCGCATGTCCAGATTGGAGAGCGGCTCATCGAGCAGCATCAGCCGCGGCTCTGTCACCAGGGCGCGGGCAATTGCCACCCGCTGCTGCTGGCCGCCTGACAGCTGCGGCGGCAGACGCCGCTCGAAGCCTTCGAGCTGGAGCAGCGTCATAGCCTCCTCCACCTTTTGTTTGATGGCTTGCGCGGACAATCGCTTTTGCTTCAAGCCATAGGCGACATTGTCATACACATTCATATGGGGCCACAGTGCATAGTCCTGAAACACCATATTGATGCCCCGTTTTTCGGGCGGCGTCATCCGGGAAGCGGAAGCGATAGCCTGCCCGTGCAGCAGAA
Proteins encoded:
- a CDS encoding ABC transporter substrate-binding protein — its product is MNYKRLYGMTFTAVLSVGLLAGCSGNNNNAQNNAAATTAPTGTNASASSEPSQEPVTLKWALWDWEATAYYKPLIEAYQKEHPNVTIEYVDLGSTDYMTMLSTQLSGGADLDILTIKDIPGYSNLVKQNHLEPLKGFMGTNSIDPALYGGTVEQIEVNDEVYALPFRSDFWIVYYNKDLFDKAGVEYPSNDMTFEQYDELARKMTSGSGAEKVYGAHYHTWRSAVQLFGILDGKNTVVDGSYDFLKPTYERILKEQEDGIVMDYATLKTSSTHYSGVFYNNSVAMMNMGSWFIATQIEKVKSGESQATNWGIVKYPHPDGVEAGTTLGTITSLAVNQKSEHKEAALDFMKFVTGEDGASVIASTGTIPAIKNDEVIGSITSIDGFPADDNSKAALTTVQTYLEMPMHEKSADIEVILNEAHDNIMTKNATIDEGLKDMNTRVQSLLNN
- a CDS encoding sensor histidine kinase: MIVFALLIATLLSFFSYELISYYQRKTTIQATEFNLQLVSHIIEQDLLNLSVLAMTSSTNSTTNTLLADYFESPDAKARDALDVFSSMQEDFQINRSYNYVRRLIVTDNNGKFLQLDNSVSVSTPLTIHNIGQITGLNNEATEEYDQVIKDPLSTAYGIPFILPIYGDHASRIGTVYLLVNTSVITDKLKGYTLPEDSRLLLTLGNNHYEITGDKIQQITTPYEPVAYTEDEPVGPMTKLSEIRLEDEERTLAVSYVVRSGVELTQTIAGNQFAPKANIWIPIMFGVCLLVLVLSGIITLYLTRTISLPVEKLKKRIDKIAQGNFLLDRNIEWNSELGDVGRGINRLSQDIIALMDSRLADEKQKQELEYRMLQNQINPHFLYNTLNSIKWMATIQNATGIAEMTTSLSRLLRSIAKDNRRLLPLRDELNLLEDYFLIQKYRYGSTVTMVQSIADEELLSGLIPRFTLQPLVENAIFHGIEPKGRGDIQITVAKSGFADILITVEDNGVGMPEEQISHILSKQEEGAKGLFENIGLRSVNERLQLAFGEPYGLSIESKPGQYTQMKIVIPFQLKE
- a CDS encoding response regulator; the encoded protein is MIKLLIADDEALVCIGLQSMLKWEQYNIEIVGVAHNGAQEEEMIDSLRPDIVISDIKMPIKTGLQVADSVRKKYGRVPLFIILTSYEEFEYARSAIEVQAADYLVKLELTPETLAASIQRAITLLGEYQTIESYPKLVHRGNLQAERDKFFVRLFNNLFENKNQYLLQKEDLDLDLSGSAYVVCTCRILGPDTVPPRGDKLVALCSSTVQMAKDTLTSVRPCHVTSLDLRNFAVTLPVCGTDPQLWMPDTRKLLADMASVLHNYFNVTIIGAIGFAVEDPYLLRESYLAARKALPAAVNAQSFVFFSEGKPPEQDFPLFDFSESRSEIRRAFEEMDTQALYAIISRMIEIFDGRSDLLVPATDAACNILYMATSLLADGEEIVEHIFGHEPEGYRAIYQMHTIEEIAGWLVCFRDGVSDMLSTRRQSYKEQIVKNVQEYIKRNLGSKLSLNQVADVFNFSPNYLSHLFSKTAKVNYVEYITETKITAAKEMMLRGEGRIYEISQKLGYESAFYFSKVFKKVTGMSPREYMQQAEVGAQAVRDSKESNRS
- a CDS encoding GMC family oxidoreductase N-terminal domain-containing protein, with product MFDADVIVIGSGGGGAVAAKELGEAGLKVLVLEAGAWYGNKHWANPNTEHGGDWSSDYKDLDIGIYKKVFNSYENNMNDVVSGAFRFGPADRRRTPWHRIMRQKGDIWQASGVGGTTQHYWSQSPRAFPQAIDQVWPLSYRELIPYYEKAEATLPVQFSPTTPKEELFYYGAKKAGWQLNPTLNVTTPGYRPNPNAILPPNDRLMDPGCSLEELSDMEGCTLRGNCVNGCASGPSVDKIAKRSTLVSYVPLALKTGNVAIRPNSFVIKILTSQDPKEGLRATGVQFRDTWTGEIGELTARTVIMAAGCIETPRLWLNSSLPFNEWVGRGLTNHCFDWVGGVFEEKELMRIMGLPEVYPYVGHTSGARVDIPGTGIFQVSCLSPGLMSFLTYGFSEAGYNALNPPEPGEPWNIRGRVAGPQLKELMRNYSRTMTMLLLTDDETLYRNRVEVDPLLKDEHGPIPIVYYTPSPKTLKRRDQLARYASETLRQAGARQIIRSDTPFGFMLHLESTMRMGYVTDANCEAFQVKRLFIADNSVHFNGIGGPNPTLTTQALATRTAEKIVTEYFS
- a CDS encoding spore germination protein, producing MRVNKRATDPFAKKIRALEPEVNIPISEQIMENKKGIAQVFANCSDLVVRELLIFGSMPAMVVYLDVLIDKQLWDDGFLEPLMQEAAPPISDPSRLEEQLKFGFSSIVQPAVVKNMTETARRIVSGETILFIEGSAQAFAFSLKDKLNRALDEPSTEAVIRGPRYGFIEKMSINLALIRHRLRTPRLKTETLSAGSLSRTDITIVYIEGIADKSVVEELKRRIAGIDMDSILESGYIEELISDHPYSPFPVMQATQRPDMTTGSLIEGKIAVITDGSPMVLILPVTFWFGFQSAEDYYMKFMFATMLRWLRYLFAFFAMALPSIFIAVTTFHQEMIPTSLTLSLAAAREVVPFPAIVEALIMETTFEALREAGIRLPRPVGQTISIVGALVIGQAAVQAGIISATIIIVVSITGISSFLIPNPGMSQAISIIRFPLMLLAATFGLYGLGIGLLVILVHLVNLRSFGVPYMSPLAPLTFNGLADTLLRAPWQALKKRHKHTRH